A window of Eriocheir sinensis breed Jianghai 21 unplaced genomic scaffold, ASM2467909v1 Scaffold422, whole genome shotgun sequence contains these coding sequences:
- the LOC126992230 gene encoding uncharacterized protein LOC126992230 isoform X1: protein MKLFLLCLLLCLASAQKRKATDGTSTEEADQWTSDEDLSSPAAASHAPAHSLSSEAEDDVGGISLDSEEDHGRKEAEDGYEDLFYDDDDDDDDYEKTYDDEGEEVHIIDYVGRFRGEEKEGEDRFKRKVIFGGGGGYGGVHRSGRGGGGDPYGRRRDNPNYHGPGPDYGNYGSWPYGRGEYVDTSSFDRDANTETTTTTSTSTAAPTRSAKSRAYGIVRSSPGDGTVPSSSGRKSKTGRRETKRKLSKDLKWEIAQYALQHGTRQAVHHYSQQVGKRISEKKIDKFVRRYQQRQEREESRQN from the coding sequence atgGAACTTCTACCGAGGAGGCTGACCAGTGGACCAGCGATGAGGACCTGTcatcccccgccgccgccagccacgCGCCGGCGCACTCCCTGAGCTCCGAGGCCGAGGACGACGTGGGCGGCATCTCGCTGGACTCCGAAGAGGACCATGGACGCAAGGAGGCCGAGGACGGCTACGAAGACTTATTttatgacgacgacgatgacgacgacgactacGAAAAGACGTACGACGACGAAGGCGAAGAGGTGCATATAATCGACTACGTGGGCAGGTtcaggggggaggagaaggagggcgaggaTCGCTTCAAGAGGAAGGTCAtcttcggcggcggcggcggttacGGCGGCGTGCACCGCAGCGGCAGGGGCGGCGGAGGCGACCCGTACGGACGGCGGCGCGACAACCCCAACTACCACGGCCCCGGCCCCGACTACGGCAACTACGGGTCATGGCCTTATGGACGCGGCGAGTACGTAGACACCAGCTCTTTTGACCGCGATGCCAACacggagaccaccaccaccacctccacctccaccgccgcccctACCCGCTCCGCCAAGTCCCGCGCCTACGGCATCGTGCGCTCCTCGCCCGGCGACGGCACCGTGCCCTCCTCCTCTGGCAGGAAGAGCAAGACCGGGCGGCGCGAGACCAAGCGAAAGCTGTCCAAGGACCTCAAGTGGGAGATCGCGCAGTACGCCCTGCAGCACGGCACACGGCAGGCCGTGCATCACTACTCCCAACAGGTCGGCAAGCGGATCAGCGAGAAGAAGATCGACAAGTTCGTGCGGCGGTACCAGCAGCGGCAGGAGCGGGAGGAGTCACGCCAGAACTAG
- the LOC126992230 gene encoding uncharacterized protein LOC126992230 isoform X2: MKLFLLCLLLCLASAQKHGTSTEEADQWTSDEDLSSPAAASHAPAHSLSSEAEDDVGGISLDSEEDHGRKEAEDGYEDLFYDDDDDDDDYEKTYDDEGEEVHIIDYVGRFRGEEKEGEDRFKRKVIFGGGGGYGGVHRSGRGGGGDPYGRRRDNPNYHGPGPDYGNYGSWPYGRGEYVDTSSFDRDANTETTTTTSTSTAAPTRSAKSRAYGIVRSSPGDGTVPSSSGRKSKTGRRETKRKLSKDLKWEIAQYALQHGTRQAVHHYSQQVGKRISEKKIDKFVRRYQQRQEREESRQN; encoded by the coding sequence atgGAACTTCTACCGAGGAGGCTGACCAGTGGACCAGCGATGAGGACCTGTcatcccccgccgccgccagccacgCGCCGGCGCACTCCCTGAGCTCCGAGGCCGAGGACGACGTGGGCGGCATCTCGCTGGACTCCGAAGAGGACCATGGACGCAAGGAGGCCGAGGACGGCTACGAAGACTTATTttatgacgacgacgatgacgacgacgactacGAAAAGACGTACGACGACGAAGGCGAAGAGGTGCATATAATCGACTACGTGGGCAGGTtcaggggggaggagaaggagggcgaggaTCGCTTCAAGAGGAAGGTCAtcttcggcggcggcggcggttacGGCGGCGTGCACCGCAGCGGCAGGGGCGGCGGAGGCGACCCGTACGGACGGCGGCGCGACAACCCCAACTACCACGGCCCCGGCCCCGACTACGGCAACTACGGGTCATGGCCTTATGGACGCGGCGAGTACGTAGACACCAGCTCTTTTGACCGCGATGCCAACacggagaccaccaccaccacctccacctccaccgccgcccctACCCGCTCCGCCAAGTCCCGCGCCTACGGCATCGTGCGCTCCTCGCCCGGCGACGGCACCGTGCCCTCCTCCTCTGGCAGGAAGAGCAAGACCGGGCGGCGCGAGACCAAGCGAAAGCTGTCCAAGGACCTCAAGTGGGAGATCGCGCAGTACGCCCTGCAGCACGGCACACGGCAGGCCGTGCATCACTACTCCCAACAGGTCGGCAAGCGGATCAGCGAGAAGAAGATCGACAAGTTCGTGCGGCGGTACCAGCAGCGGCAGGAGCGGGAGGAGTCACGCCAGAACTAG